The Ignavibacteriales bacterium sequence GTTCCAGTAGTGTTTTTTAATAATGAAGTAATGCCTTCTGGAGCTTCTGCAGACGTAACCTTTAAGATTGATATGAGAATTCCTTTCAAGCAGAAGAAGTTAGATTCGGTAACAGGTAAAGTATTCGTAGCCGGTGATTTTAACGGCTGGAATACAACCGCAAACCAGTTAACGGGACCCGCGGCTGATTCAACTTACACTGCTTTAATACCGATTAATTCTGCCCAGCTTATTCATTACAAATTCCTCTTCAATGATAAAAGCGGCGGAACTCCATGGGAAGATAACTTTGCAACCGGATCTGGTAATAGAGAAACGTGGATTGTTGACGGTGCCCAGGCAATTACAAAGTTCTGGAATGATACAGATCCATCAGTTACTCTAAAAGATGGTGCAATTAACTTTACAGTTGATATGACCCCGATGTCAATGATGAATATGTTTAACCCTGCAATTGATACTCTGAAAATAAGAGGTGCTTTCAATGGATGGGGAGACAACGATCGAAGTAAATCAACAATGTTCCAGGACCCAATTAGTCCAAACCAGTTTTTCAATTCCATTGCTTTTGTTGGAGAAAAAGTTGGACAAGCGGAACTATATAAGTTCAAGATGCAATTGAGAACTGAAAAAGGTGCACTTGTTGGTGATGCGCAGTATGAAAGACCATTTTCAACAGGAGGTGGGAACCGTTCCGTAATATTCGCTGGATCACAAAGTCAAAATACTGACCCAGCTGTATACTATTTTAATGACATTGATCCTAAATATATTGTACCGGCTGGTCCAGGTCTGACGGCAGTATTCAAAGTGGATATGACTAATGCAATGGATCCGGCTAAAGTGCCGATCGTATTTGATCCAGCTCAGGATTCAGTTTACTTGGTGTGCGGTCAAGCAGCTTGGGCGCAAGTTATGGGTTGGAAAGAAGATCAATCCAGAAGTGCCCGATTGACATTAGAAAGTGGTAATATTTATTCAGTGTCATTACACATTCCCGCTGGTGGTTTTAATGGGTTTATGTACACATATCAATTTGCTCACACAGCTGACGGTTCTTTGCAGAGTGAACAGACGGGTTTTGACAACTGGAATAGAAGAGTTAGATATATTCCTATGTCAGGTACAGGACAATTTCAACAACCTTATTTTGTAATAGTGGATAAATATACAAGAGACGCCGCAAAGCCTGCAAGCGAATATGAACTTGCACCGCGTACTTTGACCGGTGTTGAGGAGTTGAATACTGTTCCTACAACATTTACGCTATCACAAAATTATCCTAATCCATTTAATCCTACTACAAAGATTAAATTTACTCTTCCTTCTGATGAATTGGTTAGTTTGAAAGTCTATAATGTTTTAGGCCAAGAAGCCGCAACACTACTAAATCAACAAATGAAGTCCGGTTCATATTCATATGAATTTGATGCTTCAAAGTTAAGCAGCGGTGTTTATTTTTACAGAATTGAGGCTGGAAATTTCAACGTTACCAAGAAAATGATTCTGATGAAGTAATTGCACACCTTTTAATGCTAAGCTATTAGCGATTAGAAAAAATCCCGCTGAATAAGCGGGATTTTTATTTTAAAGAGTATCGTTGATTTTTAATTGCGCATTAAATTATTTCATTTAATTGGAACATTATCAATATCTCATTATCCACAACTCATATTTCAATAAACTCACTTCTCCAAATGACTACGCAATTGTTGCATTAAATTTTGCGCACCGGGATAGTTTGGGTCGGAATTCAAAACTCTGGTAATTGTATCAAAGCTTTTTTTGTAATCTTTGTTCAATGCGTATGCACCGGCAAGATTATAAAGCGTTTGTGTGTCAGCCTTGTTAAACCGTACACTTTCTTCAAGATATTTAATTGCCGCCGAAATTCGTGAAAAATTCAAATCAATAGTGCCGAGCCATTTGGTTGAGATATCGTTCGGCTTAATTTGGTATCGTTTCAGAAATACTTTGTATGCTTTATCAAATTCTTTATCTTTTATTAAATCAAGACCAAGTTTATCAATAAAATCATAATATTCTACCACAATCGGATATTGGTAAATTAAAATTTCTATGTGCTGCAAAAAACCGTCAACATTTTTTTCTCTTAAATATTTATCAGCCAATTCCTGATGACAATCAATCCATGAAATTCCCTTTGTAACGCATTTATACGCAAGAGAATCTTCAAATGTTTTTTGATCGAGCAATTGTGAGTCGGGAATTTTGTTTCGAGAATCAATGTAAGGCCAATCATTTTTGAGCAACTTAATTCTATAAACAGCGATTGTAGAATCCATCTTTGAAAACGGGAATTGAGCGATTGTAGTAGAATCTTGTTTCTCGTATGGTATTGCAGCTGCAGAATTTTTTGGCAAATCATTTTCTTTTTTCATCATTTCAAAAAAGACTTTGCCCATTAACTCGTATCCTTGTAAAGTCGGGTGAAGATGATCGGTCATTAAATTATCGCCAACAATTCCGTTTAAACTTTCGGCATTGAAAGCGGAATCTACATCAACGATCGGAACGTCAAACTCAGATCCGAAACGCCTAATAATCTGATTAATTTTTTCCGGTGCTCTGAAGCGAAGTCCATCTAGATCCTTTGCAAATCTGAAAAGTGAATCCGCTCTCTTATAGTTACCGGAGCTATAAGCACTTCTTGCCTCAAAAAAAACATTTTCGGCAAGTGGAAATTTATCAATCTTTAAAGAAATGAATGGTTTCTGATCTTTCAAATTGCTCGTTAACGTTCCAAGAATTATAGGAACGTCTGCATCTTTGGCCATTTTTATTACATCACGCATATTATCTTGGAACTGTTCTAAACCAATTTTGTAATTATCAGACTCTAAAGTTATGGTTTGATCTTTAGCCATGCGCGACATCAATGTTCCGGTTTTTGCAGTTTGTTCGCTGGAAAAGATTTTTTCAGACCATTGAATAAAATCTCTAAGCAATTGAGTTGTCTTAAATTTATTCAGATTAAGAACTAGATTTACAAACGTTCTAGATGTTCCGAAGGATTCAATAGAGCCGACACCGAGTGCTCCATAATACTCGTTGTGTCCGGTATAGATTAAAATCAAATCCGGCTTTTGCTGAAGAACACCTGGTATAAA is a genomic window containing:
- a CDS encoding T9SS type A sorting domain-containing protein; the protein is MKKYALLFVVLFFGAWISTAVAQTFNVTFQVDMSVQIAKTTFDPTKDVIQVRGDFNNWGTTDMTPISADSKIYRATIACAAGTAKYKYYFKHGTGVTADVWESDQATDSHNREFAVTAVATVPVVFFNNEVMPSGASADVTFKIDMRIPFKQKKLDSVTGKVFVAGDFNGWNTTANQLTGPAADSTYTALIPINSAQLIHYKFLFNDKSGGTPWEDNFATGSGNRETWIVDGAQAITKFWNDTDPSVTLKDGAINFTVDMTPMSMMNMFNPAIDTLKIRGAFNGWGDNDRSKSTMFQDPISPNQFFNSIAFVGEKVGQAELYKFKMQLRTEKGALVGDAQYERPFSTGGGNRSVIFAGSQSQNTDPAVYYFNDIDPKYIVPAGPGLTAVFKVDMTNAMDPAKVPIVFDPAQDSVYLVCGQAAWAQVMGWKEDQSRSARLTLESGNIYSVSLHIPAGGFNGFMYTYQFAHTADGSLQSEQTGFDNWNRRVRYIPMSGTGQFQQPYFVIVDKYTRDAAKPASEYELAPRTLTGVEELNTVPTTFTLSQNYPNPFNPTTKIKFTLPSDELVSLKVYNVLGQEAATLLNQQMKSGSYSYEFDASKLSSGVYFYRIEAGNFNVTKKMILMK
- a CDS encoding GDSL-type esterase/lipase family protein, which codes for MTLNKKQIYFTEKKRRKFSAEEISKKLNIPIEEIKQYLNSHPVQQTPFYFYIILISIPILFFILLEVGLRIFSYGIDLSMWVNPINGKMMLNPDVAHRYFSTVKNVPTSIEDIFDSEKAPNAFRVFILGESSAAGYPYMPLGSFSRYIRKRLEIVYPNTKIEVINLGLTAVNSYTVRDFIPGVLQQKPDLILIYTGHNEYYGALGVGSIESFGTSRTFVNLVLNLNKFKTTQLLRDFIQWSEKIFSSEQTAKTGTLMSRMAKDQTITLESDNYKIGLEQFQDNMRDVIKMAKDADVPIILGTLTSNLKDQKPFISLKIDKFPLAENVFFEARSAYSSGNYKRADSLFRFAKDLDGLRFRAPEKINQIIRRFGSEFDVPIVDVDSAFNAESLNGIVGDNLMTDHLHPTLQGYELMGKVFFEMMKKENDLPKNSAAAIPYEKQDSTTIAQFPFSKMDSTIAVYRIKLLKNDWPYIDSRNKIPDSQLLDQKTFEDSLAYKCVTKGISWIDCHQELADKYLREKNVDGFLQHIEILIYQYPIVVEYYDFIDKLGLDLIKDKEFDKAYKVFLKRYQIKPNDISTKWLGTIDLNFSRISAAIKYLEESVRFNKADTQTLYNLAGAYALNKDYKKSFDTITRVLNSDPNYPGAQNLMQQLRSHLEK